In the genome of Haloactinomyces albus, one region contains:
- a CDS encoding NUDIX hydrolase — protein MESVTQRFATPRVAAGALFVSASGKVLLVRKTYGNRWDIPGGYVDGGESPAQACSRELAEEIGLQRQPRRVLAVDWAPTEHDGDKLLWVFDCGDLADDEHRIQLDSNELDSWDWVPVHELDDYLIPRLARRLKQAHAAHEKGCMVYLEHGEPTME, from the coding sequence ATGGAGTCCGTAACACAGAGGTTCGCCACTCCTCGCGTGGCCGCCGGTGCGCTGTTCGTCAGCGCCTCCGGAAAGGTCTTGCTCGTGCGCAAGACCTACGGCAATCGTTGGGACATTCCCGGAGGCTACGTGGACGGTGGCGAGTCACCGGCCCAAGCCTGTAGCCGAGAGCTGGCCGAAGAAATCGGACTCCAGCGCCAACCGCGCCGAGTCCTGGCCGTCGACTGGGCACCGACCGAGCACGACGGCGACAAGCTGCTGTGGGTGTTCGACTGCGGCGATCTCGCGGACGACGAACACCGTATTCAGCTCGACTCGAACGAGCTGGACTCGTGGGATTGGGTACCTGTCCACGAACTTGACGACTATCTGATCCCTCGCTTGGCTCGCCGCTTGAAGCAGGCTCACGCTGCCCATGAGAAGGGATGCATGGTCTACCTCGAACACGGCGAGCCAACGATGGAGTGA